The Apium graveolens cultivar Ventura chromosome 3, ASM990537v1, whole genome shotgun sequence sequence ATGCAGCAGCCCCACAAAACAAGcccatgcatttgatttttcaTTGACTGTGCCTGACCAAACAGTTGAAGAGGCCGAGGCTGGAATCAAATCCCATGCACAAAGTTTATTACAAGTCAAAGAAATTCTGGAACTGGAATCTTGGAAAGAAGCTCAGAAGGATTTGAGAAGAAGCTCTGCACTTCTTAAGCAAGATTTGTATACTATTATTCAATCCAAACCTCCTACTCAAAGGCCTCAACTTAGGAATCTCTATTCCGTTCTGTTCAATAATGTTTCTCAACTGGATTATGCTGCAAGAGATAAGGATGTGACACGTGTCAATGAATGTTATGATAACATTGTTGTAGCACTAAATGAATTCTTCTctttattatattaatttttataataaacTTGTAACAATATTATACAAGTATTTATAGTTTTTACTATATATAAATTTGGTTGCTTCATTTTCAATGAATTTTTTTTGCAAGAGTAGAATGATATTGCAGAAGTTATCCAAATCATTGGGCCTATACTAATCGGTGGACCAAATTTATTGTAATTTACATTTGTATCTTAATTATTGAACCTATATATTATTAGTTGTTGGACCTAATTTATTGTAATTTATATGAGTAATGCGAGGTGTATAGAATTgtaaaaaaatttatataaaataacaTGACAATTGAtgttaaaatattttaat is a genomic window containing:
- the LOC141710977 gene encoding psbQ-like protein 3, chloroplastic; the encoded protein is MALQKLQCLSKPNHSQPHISNPPFFSVPFQTPTQIPINSIPTRRRSSLLIPLLSLLPSCSSPTKQAHAFDFSLTVPDQTVEEAEAGIKSHAQSLLQVKEILELESWKEAQKDLRRSSALLKQDLYTIIQSKPPTQRPQLRNLYSVLFNNVSQLDYAARDKDVTRVNECYDNIVVALNEFFSLLY